ATGACGAAAGAAATCAGGATCGATCAGCTGATTTCatagttatacatgtagttaggtCATTGAATCGGCCAAACCCCGAGAATGAATAGGGTTATAATATAATAATCCTACTCTGCCCCTTCTGAGGTCATGCTTTGaacttgtttttcttttactaCGAATCTCAATGATTATATGTGACTGTAATAAATATATCCggatgatgaaaggtgaagacaacgaacagtgatcaatcccataactctgataagcaaaacaaaatagagtcAGGCAAATACGAACCACTggctataccagaggtgggatcaggtgtctaggaggagtaagcatcccctgtcgactggtcacaccctccgtgagccctctatcttaatcaggtaaacggagttatccgtagtcaaaatcagtgtgacaagaacggcctaacaatcggcatgaaacacatcagacagcatttgacccaatgataggttgtatgggcaaactagatcgttataacgaccatagaatttgcgaaatgctgactttaacaagactgatgaaacccctgcaccatcaacttgtttgtcaggaGCCTGCTTCGATGTTTGAAATAAggatctttaaaaaatattccgTAAAACTTCAAAAACGTATAATTTTGACCCATCCAGGTCTGGTGGAGGGGtgatggtttgaacaaactgcAGTCGTAAAGAAATGAGAACTGTGGATATctagaccaagtataaatgatgacacgcttgattcacttttgccttacgtcatCAGACAATTAAGTCCACATCATATTTGCACAAAACTTattctgttccattgagagttttagatacgttatttgaagaagccaaaggtagtctatacttggatttttcaacaccagaatatAGACCTAACTCtgtgattatggatgttgccaatcacaggccaTGGATGGTATTCCTCCGAACCATGCctccagttccttaagctcaaaggaatagatgccgcaaagataagcaacattcttcgtcataaaagagtttAATCTTGCAGTCCAATATATTtgaagttcaagtctacaccctgtagtTCCTACATATATACTTCtgctattgcatccaaactttttaattataaacaaactttgcagtccctagatatagaccatcttatgcttaatccacctacgtgttcttgttcttcgtcttctttcaactacagtccagctggacatgccaTTATTGGTGATATTGATATAGATGAAAATGAGGACCTTAAATCACTTATCTTAAAAGGTCCtgaatacagagaacctcggtttTTCAATAGGAGGAAGAAcctcatctctattatgaattctgtccaAGATTTTACCATGCGaagggctaaatatgaaaaagaacttaaTGCATTGtgagaatggattaaaagtaaaagaggaatattaaaatcccgcattggACACAGCAAAACAAAAGTACgcaccatctatccttctgtgtttagtaaaccagaagtgataaaaaaattagataggttacatgagaaaggtaaaacttgtacggtaccaattttgatgcaccagatgcgcatttcgacaaataatgtctcttcagtgatgctcaaccgaaatgtttgaaatccgaaataacaatgaagtgttAGAgatattataggggaaaacagtgtgccaaaacagtggagtcaaattcatctaaggataagagctatgcatgagggagataatccttaattttgaaatgaatttctgaattttataacagcaattaaatatacatccgtattttcaagctagtaacgaagtacttagctactggactgtagagaccatcggggactaacagtccaccagcagaggcctcgacccaagggtcataatgtaaaacttgtacggtaccaattttgatgcatcagatgcatatgatttggttccagctgacaaagcttgtaacaacattgtctgtttgtaaggctcattattacaactgtattttaaagaaACTTGGCATTAaatccacttttggtaatcgtacttatacaacaactgctctttcaaaagatgaaatttttcaaaaccatgcttcagttttaggcaCATTTAATATCCAATTTAATGgatcggatgaatatgagttaccgtacccaTAATGAATTCCTAAGTTTGATAAAACCCtcataaatatacattgttggatcgagtaaatgttctaccaagcccttatTTTGCTCcccacgaaaatattaacagttgtgaaggagaaacttcaaaggTACTATATACCACTATATGCgcgagaagtggtgtaaatcaaatgtggattctaaagcattctaaagaactttcagtaaatttgaaatcacaaaacttttctcaaattaacaacatcaaaacataacTTTAGAACGCTTAAGAGGACCACTCattacaataaattaaagactaaagTTTTTGACAtaatagacagttgcttcttcaacaaaaatgaaaaacggaaatattcatatctggtAATCAGCCATCCAAAATTAAAGTACTGTTTTAACACCATTctaattccacgcacaagtactctgaatttgAAAGAATAagtatgctggagttcctcattgacaatatcttcgtagtccttggtgatcaggtcttccaacagtctgttgaaattcccatggacatgaattgtgctcctttgttacctgacatctttttatattcatattaagcagaatttattcaaaaacttctacgtgagaagataacatctcttgctgtggccttcaattcgacatatagatatatcgacgatgtacacctgtattatttattaacaataatagttttcattcatatgtcgattcaatatatcccagtgaactcaaaatgaaagacaccacatagtcgcccatttctgcttcatagttagatattttattgaaagtagatattgacggtaaactgacaactcaattgtatgacaaacgggatgatttcaacttctccatcgtcaacttcccatatttatctagcaatattccattatcacctgcatatggtgtttacatctctcaactgattcgatacgcaagagcttgttctgtgtatggtaagtttttaaatcgaagcaggctactggcaaacaagttgatggtacaggggttttcGTTTAAAATCACCgcttcgcaaattatatggtcgttaaaCCAATATAGTTTGGCAATAccacctatcattgagtcaaatgctatctgacgtgtttcatgccaattgttagaacgttcgtggcacactgattttgactacggataactccgtctacctgatcaagatataggactcacggcgggtgtgacccgtcggcagaggatgcttactcctcctaggaacctgaccccacctctggtatatccaggggtccgtatttgcccaactctctattttgtattgcttataggagttatgagattgatcactgttcgttgtcttcacctttcatgaaatcagttgagagacatataCACCACATACACTATATGCCTTCGCGTATTATCAGTTGAAAGAGAAACATACCAAATGCAGGCcctgtgataatgaaatattgctaattaatatttaattgctgttataaaatttagaaattcatttcaaaattaaggattatctccctcatgcatagctcttatccttggacgaatttggctccacttttttggcacgttgtttttggctatatttagctccaaaaacttcatagttatttcggatttcaaacatttcggttgagcatcactgaagagacattatttgtcgaaatgcgcatctggtgcatcaaaattggtaccgtataagttttacattatgggatgttgacgatggagaagctcaaaccatcccgtttatcataaagttgagttgtcgcTATCTTCAATaagatatcaaaatatgaagAGGACATTGAAGACTTTTATTCATTTCGAGTTGACTGGgatatatgtttattatttattcaccaatcaagggccctcggggggggggggggggggcatgtacaggttaacaagcaattaattataacaatgaaaataaataacaatcatttagaaTTACTACTGGTAAtgctgacagagttcacacttctgcattgcacatatctataattatatgtgaaatattgattgcagacaagatttaaattaacaacatgatatatacaataatataaCCCAGTTATATAACCCAGTTGCTTCACACACCAGTTTCTTGGACAGCAAATAATGATAgtgttgtgtgaatacatataaaattgtaatcaaatcggtataattatagtttagtaagtacagtttgcaagtttgtaaaacacatgtacatgtaggatccaGTTGTTATGATTGTTAATAGATCAAATGTCGTGGATGTATATACATGTCGActtgaaggccacagtaagtggatgatatttaaaaatttagtCTTTGGTATTGCCACACTGACTGTGTTTCATTTTCCCACTATAGCTTCTTTAGTCCATTTCATGGTCTTGTTAAATGTTTTGAATAATCCCTTCATTCACACatttcggtgttgacatatgtaCAGTCACAGCTGTGACAAAGTCGTAACTCCATATTGTGGTGTTTTTAGATATCTATTTTAGTGTATCTCTAGTTATCTCTGACTCTGACATTCGTAAGTACATTTGTACTTGATAAATAACATTCCACACGTACATAATGTTCACTAAGGGACAGCATGGATATTATTGCAAAACATATCATTTAAATGCTATGCAACGTAAAATGCTTCTATTTACAGCGTGCTTTACTAATCTTTGTAGTTTACCCATGTGACCATTGTTCATATGTACAATAAAAGGAGAAGCCACGATTGTTGGCGTTAAAAGTTTCGTTtcaatattcatttactttgaatttgACATTTTATTTTCTCCCTCACAATCTGATGTAATAccgaaaaggccacgacactgttgatTATTCAAAACCCTAATTTTCGATGCAACCCACGTTTTTATCAaaagacatatattacataaacaaatatcacaccctacgaaaaaaacaaaacaaaacccgcgacaaatattgataatctgcattgttaacaagaatgttaagaataaataatgttaaaaattcttgttaacaatgtatAGATTATCAATATTCGTGGtgtgataattgtttttattatatgattgaataatccctagctctctaattggctgagatccaacaatgtagaaatcatactacgttatgtttacctgcgagtgaccttccaggtgaacattaggaattattttttccacataggatcAAAAATAGGTCGGGAACTTCCAATTTGACACGATCGATTATACTTATTTTTGCCGTCCAATGAAATTCCGCGTTTCTCACTGGGTTCGGCTAAGATTTCAGCAGTTTTGTTTTCCGGTCGTCACATGAACAatcttgaagttttttttaatcatttaagcatataataaaacaattattgctgtttttgaggtcaatacgatgatttagccaccttcgaagtataatattcacctcgcccttcgggctcggtgaatattgtactcctcatGTGTCTAAATTATCGTATTGACCTCataaacagcaataattgtataatgtaatATGTCGCTTGATAAAGACGCTTATTACgtcaaaaatttgagttttgaataatcaacagtgtcgtggccttttcagggtttttataaatttcttttctggccttgtatctttttcagatccgacacttaaagaaagtagggtgttgttgggttttcgtgcttatatataaactctaaacactttccagaaatatacatatatacatacataaagtTTCAAACTCTTTGAGGGTTTGAAAAATCGTACCTACTGATAGAGAGGTTCTTGTATGGTAATTAATCGATTAATCCAATATAAACTTCCATGTGTTTATTAACTGACTAGTAtaatattaatttctttttgaatttatttctatAACTACTGTAACTTATCATAGTAAAAAATTGCTAGactattgttttgaaatttgaactggtgaagataacgaacagtgatcaatgtcaaatcctataaagaataacATTAATTAAGAGGAAGGCAAACACGGaaacctggatataccagaggtgggatcatttGCTTTGGAGTAGcaaatcccctgttgaccggacacacctgccgtgagccccatatgtTGATCAGTAAAATGGAGTGATCCGTAGTAAAATAAGTATgcaaagaatggcctaacaattggtatgaaacatgtcagtcatcataaaaatattgaaacaatcAGGTGGTAGAAGTTTACTTTGAAAACGAACCTTTCCATATCTTTTACTGTACGATCATGCGATTGAAATATATGTCATTAGGGATGTGTCTATAGATGTCACTGTCAGCCCTACTTGGGACTTGATCTATCATACAGCAACAATTAACATTTTTCAAAGAACTACACAATAGTTTATTGGTTGAAGCTTGCGTATGCACACTGTCAATGTGAAGACCGTGTTATGTAcccactacatgtatttataactatcgtcagaccaaatgtgattGAAAACAAACCGTTTAATTTACTTTTTGCGTGAGAACGTTTGCATGCATGGATTTTCGTATAAATTTACACGTTTTGCTACTTTTTGTAGGGTATctttatactatatatacatgtatatatgaaaccgcgctttttaaaacatatagttTTCAACAGTATCAGCATGTAAGTATTACTAGACCTTATAATCAACCATGTATCTAAAGTAGACTGTGAAATGATTCTGATTACATATGTAGAATTAAGGTTTATACTAGGCATTTGTTTCAACCTTATTGcaacatattttcttttaacGCAGGGGTTTCACAATAAAATGGATCTTCATTGTTGTGGTGATAGTGGCTGAATTGTCAGTAATAGAGACTACAAAGGATTTCATCAGTAAATACAAGAGATACAATACTTTGTGTCGAGAATTGGGATACGAAAGGAAAACTTCAGGATCCAGCGATAACGGTATAAATTCAGATAAGCTTAGTAACATTTAGTAACCTAAGGGTTATTTCTGGAACTGTAGACATTATGCACttctaaacaaaaaatatcgaaCAGATTTCATTCAGATTGTAAACCACAGTAAGGCATAATCGAAGATTAAGAATTGTTTTCAGAAgaatattcatatcatattgCTTAGATTTGAATTGTAATTGACGAAATTTCTGAATTAATGAGCTACTAAGTATGTCAttagatttgtttttgtttgaaatgTCCCAAGTGTGCATTTACTAGTAGCCAACATGAATGCGATACATATCTTACTATAACTATCACAGTTTGTTTCTTCAagatagtttttaaaaaaatcgcaATTTTTGACATTTCCATATCACAATTTGAATTTGTTTCCTACTTTTGCAATATAGTCACGTTCATAAGCATTACTCATCATGATTTCTCTACACATGAATTCAATGATAATCGTTCGCAGTtttaatgtatcaaatattttaaactgAATAACTTTCTTGGTGtaacatcaattttaaaatgatatttttgaaGGCGCAACTCTCAGAAATGCTAGCATTTCTGATAACGTAGTATATAGCTTTAAAAACCAAAAGAAATTGAACACCATATCTATGCATAGGGAAAAGCAAAGAATTGAAAATTAGCATGGATCTAGTTAATGATTGTTTCAAAGTTTTTGCCATATTAAATCAAAGTTCCATGATTATCTTTATGCCTAATTAGGTTTCCAATTTCCACGGTACGTATTAATCTACAATAAATCAAGTTGAACTGTAGTATATTTGTTAGGTTTAGCAGTAGCCCGTAACTTGAGATACCGCCATCTTAAGATGGTACAACAGAAAAAACCGATTTGTATGTTTCGTTGATACATTAAGatttcaagtttttaaattCACTTAATAAATGAAGTTTCAACCAAATTGAAGCAAAAAATTCCACGAATTTTTGTATGTCTAattatatttcaagtatttattGTAATGACAGTAACCTTTTTAATTGATTTAAGAGAATACCGTATCTTTCCTATCTTGCATACCGGCATCATTTCTCATATTGTATTTCTactatatttttgttaaatctaGAATCTTTCTCACCGATCTAAATTCCCCCAttttatatgattataaaagTTAAGAAGTTCAAATCTTGCGATGTTTACAAACGCTCTTGCGAATGTAAGTCAAAAGTCCCATGTATAAATATCATATCCTTGAAAACATAGTGTTCTCGAAATATTGTTATGCTAGATAAAATTCTTTGATTTGAAGATTATTTCAGTTTGAACTTATAATATCATAATAAATACTTTTGAAATCGAAGCTGAGATCTATATTCTGAACCAGATGCTGTCATAGGACAGCAATTCCCGCACGAAAGTGTTTGCCTTTTATCATAATCTCCTTTGTTCCTGTGTAACCAAATAAGCCCCGATAGGTATTCATAATTTACATGAATATGTTATTGTTGAaattgtgtgtaaaatattcagTTTACCATGCAACTCATAGGCCTCTTATGTTAGTATTTCATGAAAAGGGGAAGATagcagtgaccaatctcacgcctcgtataaagaatacaaagttgagagtagggcaaacactgacgcctggacatactagaggtgggagcaggtggtTGGAGGAGTACGCGTATTCTGTGGACCGATCACCCACCGTTAGCCCCATATCTTGAACTGGTAAACGgattaatccgtagtcaaaatcagtgtgtaaagaattggtatgaaacatgtcatacatcattttacccaatgacaggtaTATAGTCGTATGATGACTTGATTATCAGTCTAAATTTGCAATGAATCATAAATTCCGTCCAGAAAGGAGTTCAAGAAAGAAGGTTTTTGTGTATAAAATAGAAGAAAAGAGAGAGGGAAAGAAAGGATTTTTAAATCTTCGTCCCCTTAGTGGTCCCAAGAATGAAAATGGAATTTCTGAAAAACCtttttgcacatctacaggacgcCACCAATACTATTctgaaaaattaaacaattacgTAATGTGTGAGAGGAGTTATGGAAACATAGGGTTTGTATATAAAGGTCATTGATCGGCCCCACATTTGGCCTCCTGGATGAAAAAAAGATTCTAAAACTTTTTACATATCCACAGGACACCGCCAATCATGTTCCAAAAGATGTATTGACTAATGCGTAAAATTTGATAGGAATTTTAGGAACATGGTTTTTCTAAATTACGTTGTTTTCAGCTCCAAATTTGGCCTGcaagatgaaaatgaaaatcctGAAACTTTATTGCACATCCACCAATCACCTTCCGAAAGATCAATATTTTGCTGCGTAACTACTGAAATGTAATAGGAGTTTTGGAAAAAcagttttttaaataaaaaaacaaaccacaTTGCTGTTTGACCCTTATTTGACTTCAAGGATGGAAATGCAAATTTAATTCCGAAACTTTATTGCACATCTAAAGGGCACTACCGTTCATATTCTGAATGAAGATTTGATTACTATTTAAAGTGTAAGAGGAGTTTGAGGAAGACTAAATGTGACAGACGGACCGGGATTACAACAACTTACCCAAACTTTCTTAAAAGTTTACTAGAATACAAATTCAAATCTTCGAGATTTGGTATTTGGACGCTCTCAAATGAAAAGCAGTTTTAAAGTTCAAAATTTGGTTTCATATTATGTTTCAAAGAAATTGCtggatgtaaaacttgtacggtaccaattttgatgcaccagatgcgcattttgacaaataatgtctcttcagtgatgcacaatattggaaatccgaaataacaataaacttgtaagaactaaacagaaaaacagagtgccaaagactggagtcaaattcgtctaaggattacagctatgcatgagggagatataccttgattttgaaatgaatttctaaactttATCACAGCAATAAgataaggattatctccctcacgcatagctcttatccttagacgaattcgACTCCATTTTtgtggcacactgtttttccctacgatagctctaaaacttcattgttatttcggatttcaaacatttcggttgagcatcactgaagagacattatttgtcgaaatgcgcatctggtgcatcaaaattggtaccgtataagttttacataaaccAAGTAATTAAATGAAGGGAATATAGAATTATCGTTGTACAGTGTAGCAGTAGTTTAAAAAAACATCCCAACCAAAAATAAACCAAAATAGatgaataaatagaaaataaaatagataCCCAACGCAAATCAGGAACGATAATTTTGCCCACGGAATGGCGTACGAGGTGGAATCACTGTGGATGGGGACTATGTGGTTCTGGAAAACCGTAATGTCGAATGTTCATACTGATATAGTTAACCtcatagcagttatgagattgatcgctgttcgttatcttcacctttcatgcatacatgtacttcgAATTGCTTTATATTACGATATATTGATTCATATTTCAGTACTAAAAATCCCTTTGAAATGTCTCACCATCTTGCATATAGCCGCAATGgataataaattttcattacaCAGTAATAAATACGATTAACATATCCGCCAATTTGATTTAcagatttatacatgtacgtaacatAATGGCcgagaataaaaaaaaaccaaaacaaataaaaccatATAAAGGGTAAGTTAGGTGCTTTTGCAACATGTACAATCAGCAAGCTTGACAGATTTGTTAAACAAATCATCATCATCACATATCATGgtatacttactcctcctgggcacctggtcccacctctggtatgtccagggatccgcgTTTGCCCagttctttattttgtatttcttttaggagttatgagattgatcattgttcgttatcttcacctttcattattatttaaatttttgattCCCTGTTATTGGGAAACCATGCATGTTTTACGAATTTTATAAAAGTAACTCTCTTTTACCTTTTCATTTCTGTTTCATGATTTACAGAAAGTACGTTTGTAGTAAAACGTCTGTTTCAGTACACTAGCAATCTAGTTTTTAAATCCATATCATATGATTGCATTATGCTATTTATAATTACCACCCTGATGGACAGATGTATGAATTGCACAAACTAATcagttacatatatgtaaatgtttcaGTACACTGCAGGGAACAATATTAAACTGTGGGGTTCAGTTACAATTTTGtgattgttttttaaaacagaGATCATCGCCTTTTACGCCCAGCTATCCGCGGATCAGTGGAATCTACATGCGAATGCTGTTGTTGTATTTGGGAGAATGATTCTGAACTCTGGATCCGCTTATGACGCTAACACGGGTATATTCACAGCACCCAAAAAGGGCACCTATGTCTTCACATGGACCATGCTATCAGCGCAAGGGAAACACTTTCACACCACAGTTGTTCTTAACGGCATGGTAATGGGCTACAATTTTGTTGACGGCAGAACCGGTAATTCTCATAACGCAAGTGGAACCTCATCAGCTATTATTAAAATGAAGAAGAACGACAAAGTGTGGATAAGGACATATAACAGATTCGGGGAATTTGCTTATAAAACTTGGGCATCATTTTCTGGTTATCGATTGTAAATAACAGAGTTGTTTTCAAAAGTAAAGGACTTTTGACCATTGCCATACATGTCTTTATAATTCATATCATATAGCGGATAGCATTGGTATACATACAACTGCAGAAATTCTGAATAAATATATTGAAGAGTAATGAAGTAAGGTGCCTTCTATGAAGGTCATATTTATCCAGTACAATGAGAGCAACacaaaaataaagatattaaaCGAAATGGGCAACTGACCAGTGGTTCAATGGAAACATCAATTACATGAGGAGCTGCATTTTTTCATGTAAAGTATTAAATTCTAATAATGTCCCTTGTCTGACCTTGTTAGTCATAgtatgaacaaacttaaattaacaatacataaggatgcttacattgtacagtTATTTAACATGTCTAATCCTAGTGGTTCCTGAGAGGAAgactttcaaattatttttcctatgtaaaacttaaataccAAGTATTAACAGGTATTAACAGACCTCGAGATCAAGgcattttaaaaacatggagTGTATGCGTTATAAACAAATGCAGGTAAGACTAATTATGCCGCTCTTTCACTACATTTCCTTTGCAGCTAAAATATGTCAAATGTTtggtgttttttgttgttgctgtttttcgccatactcaacaatttttcagttatatgcacgcccagtttttattggaggaagagagaacccagatacaatgtacctgggaagagaccaccgaccttccgaaagtaaactgggaaactttctcacttaccaacgcgagcgggattcgaacccgcgccgaccagaggtgagaggccgtttgattttgagcgcgatgctctaaccactcggccacggaggcccatTCAAATGGTTGTGAGTTGAAATTAACGCCAATAAACTCTatacactgttcgttatcttcaactttcattagATTTGTTTTAATCCTCTAAGAACATCTCATGTTTAGATTGCTTGTTGCACCAATAGTACTTAATCCAATTCTTGACGTTTTTATATGTCTGTTGTGTTGTACATGAATCTTAATGAATTTTACCAAAGCATATCATGCCAGAAGTTTGAAGcatgacaggtgaagataacgaacagtgatcaatctcataactcctataagcaatacaaaagagatagttgggtaaacacggaccctggacacaccagaggtggggtcaggtgtctaggaggaatatGCATCcgctgttgaccggtcacacccgccatgagccctatatcctgattagataaacggagttatctgtagtcaaaatcaatgtgccaagaacggtctaacaatcggtatgaaacatgtcagacaacatttgatttcatctcattacatttttgtaaagtgAGCATAACACAAATAGCAAAATCATTTACAACAGTATAATATATTactaataatacatgtaatacactttACATTTTAGCACAATGCAAATATAACTTTAACAGTAAATAGATTTAAGACATTCAACAAAACACTAAGACTACCATAAGGTATGTGCACACAATGAAGGAATCACAATAAATTGGGGATTTTTTTCTCCCCAAAACATTTTAAGTTTTACTTTGCTTCTTTTgcttaatttataaatgatgTAATAAACATGAATTCGTAGAACAAAACTACTTAACTATCGATATGGTCCCATatttgaacaaaaaaaaaaatacattgttgGTAAATAATAGTAATTAGTGAAATACACATGGAACATCAACTACAAAGGTT
Above is a genomic segment from Ostrea edulis chromosome 3, xbOstEdul1.1, whole genome shotgun sequence containing:
- the LOC125677003 gene encoding complement C1q tumor necrosis factor-related protein 3-like, whose amino-acid sequence is MKPRFLKHIVFNSISMGFTIKWIFIVVVIVAELSVIETTKDFISKYKRYNTLCRELGYERKTSGSSDNEIIAFYAQLSADQWNLHANAVVVFGRMILNSGSAYDANTGIFTAPKKGTYVFTWTMLSAQGKHFHTTVVLNGMVMGYNFVDGRTGNSHNASGTSSAIIKMKKNDKVWIRTYNRFGEFAYKTWASFSGYRL